The genomic DNA GGGCAAGTTCGCCACCGGCGTCACGGTGGTCAGTTTTATCCATGAAGGCCAGCCCACCGGCATGACCGCCAACGCCTTCATGTCGCTGTCGGTCGACCCGCCCATGGTGCTGATTGCCGTCCGTACCCAGGCGCGTTTCGCCAGCAGCATCAAGCCTGGGGATGCCTTCGGTATCAGTTTTCTGCGCGAGGATCACGAAGGGGTGAGCAGCCATTTCGGTGGTCGCCCGGTCCCTGACCACAGCCCGTCATTCATTGACCTGGGCGCGGCCCCGGTACTGGA from Pseudomonas baetica includes the following:
- a CDS encoding flavin reductase family protein; amino-acid sequence: MQVRDVDARSFRRVMGKFATGVTVVSFIHEGQPTGMTANAFMSLSVDPPMVLIAVRTQARFASSIKPGDAFGISFLREDHEGVSSHFGGRPVPDHSPSFIDLGAAPVLEGALVQLSVRANAMHVGGDHLIYTADVEALEESDGRPLLFFSGAYKQLHALDPATCWFDLS